AACAGAGTAGTATTTTCTAGATAATTCATCACTGGATTTAATATTTTAAGTAGTATGGGTACTATCATCATATTACCCAATATACTAATTACAGTACTATGTATAGGACTTAATCCTAAAGATATCCCCAAAGGAATAGCTCCTCGAAGTTCAGATAGAGGCATAGCTGCTACAATTAATACAATTAATTCTGTTTTTATTTCCTCTAGCAATTCCCACATAACAATATCTCCTTTTTATTATATTTAAATTTTTTAATTTATTTTTATTTCATTCTATCATTTATGTATAAAATTCTCTAGTTTATTTATTATATCATTTTTTACAAACATATTCAATTTCCATACTACATTATACATTATGGGACAAAAGAACTGTCCCACAAAGATGTTTCAATTAGAAAAAATGCGATTTATGAAGTGTTTTAAAGAAAAACTAAATATATTGTTATTTTTGATTATTTTTGATTGTTTTTCATATGTTGCATTTATGATGATTTTACTCTATACTATAATAGTCAGTGGCTACGGGGTGTAGCGCAGTTTGGTAGCGCACGTGGTTTGGGACCATGGGGCCGGGGGTTCAAATCCCTCCACCCCGACCATCATAAAAAAGAAGGATTGAATTCAATCCTTCTTTTTTTATATCTAATATTGTCAATGTATTGTAATACTACTGTAACAATATTGATATATTGAAACTATATAATTATATCATGAGCCTATATATAAATAGCTCTTCTTGTAGAAAGGTGGATATTGTGAAAAGAATATTAAGTCTTACTAGGCGATGTATTCAAGATTTTAATATGATTGATGATGGCGATAAAATAGGGGTTGGAGTATCTGGAGGTAAGGATAGTTTAGTTTTATTAAAAGCGTTAAAATTATATCAAAACTTCAGTCCAAAAAAATTTGAATTAGAAGCTTTTACAGTAGATTTAGGATTTGATAATTTTGATGTAAAAACTATTGATAATTATTGTAAATCCATAAATGTACCTTTTAATTTAAAAAGGACTCATATAAAGAATATAGTTTTTGATATTCGCAAAGAAAAAAACCCCTGTTCCTTATGTGCTAAAATGAGAAGAGGAGCCCTCCACAATGCTTTAAAAGAGAAAGGTTTCAATAAGTTGGCTTTAGGTCATCATGCTGATGATGCTATAGAAACTCTCTTTTTAAGTATGTTTTATGAGGGAAGATTAAAAACTCTCCCCCCTAAAACTTTTTTAACACGAAAAGAAATATATGTTATAAGACCTTTTTTGTACTTAGATGAAAAAGATATAAAGGGAATTGTAAACAAATATAAAATTCCTATAGTAAAAAACCCTTGCCCTGTAGACAAAAAAACTAAAAGAGAGGAAATTCACAATATACTAATGGACATCTACAAGAAAATACCTGGTGCAAGGGATAATATTTTAACAGCTCTCAAAAACAAAGATGAACTTAGTTTATGGTTTTAAATTTAGAAGAGGTGATGATTATGAACAAACATTTTAAAAAATCTATTGTATTTTTACTACTCTTATGTACTATTATTTCTTTAGCTACACCATCTATCACTGCAGATGCAGCTAAGATGCCCTATGTAATTCATGAAACAGTAGAATCTCAATATTTAGGATCAGGAATTAAATACGAAAATATAAAAAAGTTTACTTCTAAAGGATGGTGGAATATAAATGTAGTTAGAGTGGATCTTACAGATGAATATGCTGAAGTAAAAGGTCTTATGAATGATAAGGGATTATCTAATACCACTACTGTTTCCAATATGGTAAATCAAAAAAAGGCAGTAGCAGGGGTCAATGGAGATTTCTTCAATTTTAGCCCTATGCCTCATCCAATGGGAACCTTTATAGAAGATGGAGAAGTAATATCATCTCCTATTGAATTAGCTTATGCACTTCCTACTTTTTATATAGACAAGGATAAAAAAGCAGATATTACCTTTTTCGATAGGAGAATGAGTTTAACTAATGTAAATACAGGAAAAAATGTACTTATAAATTTAATCAATAAAGCTGCTGATATGAAAATGGTTACTTTATTAAATAAACACTGGGGATATAAATCTTTTGGTAATAGATATAATAAGGATACTGTAGAACTAGTAGTAATAGATGATATAATTAAAGAAATAAGAATTGGACAACCTCCTATTGATATACCGAAAGATGGATACATAATCACAGTAAGTGGAGATAGGAAAGAACCTTTACTTGAAAATTTCAATGTAGGAGATGAGGTTAAATTAGACATCAAAACTACTCCAAATTTAGAAAATATTAAATTTGCCATTGGAGGAGGCAGTATAATCCTTAAAGATGGAAAAATAACTAATTCAAATATAAATATAAAAGGGGATCATCCTAGGACAGGCATAGGTATTACAGAGGATGGAAAAGAACTTTTAATTGCCACTATAGATGGTAGACATACTTTATTCAAAGGAGTAAGTCAAGAAATATTTGCACAAATTTTAAAAGATTTAGGTGCATATAATGCAATCAATTTAGACGGTGGTGGCTCCACTACAATGGCAGTAAAACCTATAGATGAACAGGTTGCTAAGGTAGTAAATAAACCTTCTGATGGAGCAGAACGTCGAGTACCTAATGGTGTAGGAGTATTCTCCAATGCACCTAAAGGAGAGCTTAGTTATATTAAAGTGGTAACTGATGATGATAAGATGTTTTTAAATACCTCTAGAAGATTTTCTATAAAGGGTTATGATCAGTATCACAATCCAATTGAAGTAAATCAAGCTGAAGCTCAATATAGCTTTGAAGGAATAGAAGGAGAAATGGAAGGAAATGTCCTAAAAGCAAGATCTAAAGGAAAGGCTACAGTTACTGCTAATTACAATGGATTAACTGCTAGTATAGATATAAAAGTGTTAGATGAAGTAAAATCATTTACTCCAAGCATAGATAAATTTAATATAACAACAAATAGCCAAAGAAACTTAGGAAGTTTGTCTGGCATAGATAAAAATGGATTTAAAGCTAAAATATATCCAGAAGATGTAGAATGGACTGTAACCAATGATATTGGCTATGTAAAAAATGGTGTGTTTTATAGTGGAGAAAAATTAGGCTCAGGTGCCGTAACTGGAAGAATTGGTCAAGGAGTAAACAATATATTAATTTCCGTTGGTGGTAGTGGGGTATCAGTAGAAGGTTTCGAGGATGCAAACAACTTTAAATTTAGCTCTTACCCTGAATATGTAAGCGGAAGTGTAGGAATAAGTCCCGAAGCTAAACAAGGAAATAATAGTGCAGTCATAAAATATGACTTCTCTCAAGGTGATGGAACTAGAGCAGCATATCTAGATTTAACACCAGCTGGCAATAAGGGATTAACCCTTAATGGTGAACCTATCAGACTAGGTCTTTGGGTTAAAGGAGATGGACAAGGTAGTTGGCTCAGAGGAATTGTGAAGGATGCAAATAATAAGGAATATTATATAGACTTTGCAAAAACATTGGATTCCACTGATTGGCAATATGTAGAAGCAAATATTCCTAATGTAAAATATCCTATTACGCTAGATAAAATATATGTGGTAGAAACAAATCCAGATAAAAAACATTCTGGTGAAGTATTAATAGATGGTCTTACAGCTATATATCCGCCAAAATATGATAGCAGTAATTTACCAAAGCCTACTAGCTTTAGTGATGATAGAAATACAAAAAGCGAAAAAACTCCAGAAGGATTTTCAATTATGGTGGCTAAATCTCAACCTGATATAGATAAAGTAGCTGGATTTAACGCTAGTAACACTATTAGAAATAGAGCTAATAATCATGATGTAAATATATTCATGGGAGGAGCTAGTACAGAATTTATAAAAAGTATACAATCTAAATTAGTATTAAATACAGGTATAAATTATACAAAAAGAGATTATCGAAATGTATTATTTATAGATGCCAACAGTTCCAAAGGAAGTATAAGGCTTACAAATCCAGATCAATGGATATGGCTTAAAAATGATTTAGCCACCACTGACAAGGATCATATAGTATTAATACTTAACACTCCTATATTTGGACAAAATGGCTTTAAAGATCCATTAGAAGCTCAACTACTTCATGATATACTAGTGGAAACAGGAGAAACTGGAAAAAGTATATGGGTTGTTCATGGTGGCAATGGTACCAATGTTAAAGTGGAAGATGGCATTAGATATATAGAATACAACAACAAGCCTAGTAATAATCCTAATGAAGTAAAAAATATGAAAGCAATAGAATTTGTAGTAAACGGTAAGGATATGACTTATCAAGTAAATCCAATGTTTGGAAAATAAATTATATCATTAATTCCTTAATATACTAAAATAATTGAAAAAAGTATGAAAAACCTTCCTTTAGCTGTTAACAGCTGAAGGAAGGTTTGCTTTTTAAGAATCATTTACTTTAGATATCCAATTTCCATAAACCCAACCAATATCTTTTTTCCCATCTACCTGAACCTTGTAAAAATAAAATCCATTATTTAAATTAGGTCCTTCTATTATAGTCATAGTAGAATCTTTTTTTACCCTTCCAATTTCTTTTCCATACGGTTTATCCAATAAGGATAAAAAGTTTTTACCATCTACTACTACCTTATCTTCTGGGCTATATTTTAATATATCTCCTTCATGATACACTTTAGGTGTGGGAATTTTTTTACCCTTTTTAGGTACTCCTTTTTTGGGTAAATATTTTCTATCAATAGGTGTAATCTTCTGCCCAAATTCCTTTAATGCTACTCTATATATCTTATCTTGATAAGTTTTGTTATAGTTTGCATTAGGATTGTTTCTATCCAATAGCCCATTATATGCCCATAGGGCAAAATACCA
This portion of the Keratinibaculum paraultunense genome encodes:
- a CDS encoding tRNA lysidine(34) synthetase, with amino-acid sequence MKRILSLTRRCIQDFNMIDDGDKIGVGVSGGKDSLVLLKALKLYQNFSPKKFELEAFTVDLGFDNFDVKTIDNYCKSINVPFNLKRTHIKNIVFDIRKEKNPCSLCAKMRRGALHNALKEKGFNKLALGHHADDAIETLFLSMFYEGRLKTLPPKTFLTRKEIYVIRPFLYLDEKDIKGIVNKYKIPIVKNPCPVDKKTKREEIHNILMDIYKKIPGARDNILTALKNKDELSLWF
- a CDS encoding phosphodiester glycosidase family protein produces the protein MNKHFKKSIVFLLLLCTIISLATPSITADAAKMPYVIHETVESQYLGSGIKYENIKKFTSKGWWNINVVRVDLTDEYAEVKGLMNDKGLSNTTTVSNMVNQKKAVAGVNGDFFNFSPMPHPMGTFIEDGEVISSPIELAYALPTFYIDKDKKADITFFDRRMSLTNVNTGKNVLINLINKAADMKMVTLLNKHWGYKSFGNRYNKDTVELVVIDDIIKEIRIGQPPIDIPKDGYIITVSGDRKEPLLENFNVGDEVKLDIKTTPNLENIKFAIGGGSIILKDGKITNSNINIKGDHPRTGIGITEDGKELLIATIDGRHTLFKGVSQEIFAQILKDLGAYNAINLDGGGSTTMAVKPIDEQVAKVVNKPSDGAERRVPNGVGVFSNAPKGELSYIKVVTDDDKMFLNTSRRFSIKGYDQYHNPIEVNQAEAQYSFEGIEGEMEGNVLKARSKGKATVTANYNGLTASIDIKVLDEVKSFTPSIDKFNITTNSQRNLGSLSGIDKNGFKAKIYPEDVEWTVTNDIGYVKNGVFYSGEKLGSGAVTGRIGQGVNNILISVGGSGVSVEGFEDANNFKFSSYPEYVSGSVGISPEAKQGNNSAVIKYDFSQGDGTRAAYLDLTPAGNKGLTLNGEPIRLGLWVKGDGQGSWLRGIVKDANNKEYYIDFAKTLDSTDWQYVEANIPNVKYPITLDKIYVVETNPDKKHSGEVLIDGLTAIYPPKYDSSNLPKPTSFSDDRNTKSEKTPEGFSIMVAKSQPDIDKVAGFNASNTIRNRANNHDVNIFMGGASTEFIKSIQSKLVLNTGINYTKRDYRNVLFIDANSSKGSIRLTNPDQWIWLKNDLATTDKDHIVLILNTPIFGQNGFKDPLEAQLLHDILVETGETGKSIWVVHGGNGTNVKVEDGIRYIEYNNKPSNNPNEVKNMKAIEFVVNGKDMTYQVNPMFGK
- a CDS encoding transglycosylase SLT domain-containing protein; translation: MSKKAASFLLVFLILFSFINVGLCAKNNLSRKEVESLIEEVAIKRGIPSVILKSIASVESSLEQFDRRGRPKVSRGGHIGIMQVNGKNKKYNSTKLRNDPLYNIESGADHLLDKWEYANKNMPQIGNMDPNILEHWYFALWAYNGLLDRNNPNANYNKTYQDKIYRVALKEFGQKITPIDRKYLPKKGVPKKGKKIPTPKVYHEGDILKYSPEDKVVVDGKNFLSLLDKPYGKEIGRVKKDSTMTIIEGPNLNNGFYFYKVQVDGKKDIGWVYGNWISKVNDS